A stretch of Haloprofundus halophilus DNA encodes these proteins:
- a CDS encoding HAD family hydrolase: MAVTFDLFGTLVEAEYPSDPAAAVAIELERAGVAVPDDWGDAYREVHIDAPEGAEVPLPAHVSAALGSRGVDAPNNASRRAVVNAFDPAVRTRPDAVEAVAAAAERGPVGLLSNCSVPELVRRTLIRSAVPNDAFDATVTSVACGWRKPDARAFETVASALDASPESLLHVGDDARTDGGVEALGGEFVDVAETPLAALVERFQRTPTGDGERTPAGDGPSTGAE, translated from the coding sequence GTGGCAGTCACGTTCGACCTCTTCGGGACGCTCGTCGAGGCGGAGTACCCGTCGGACCCCGCGGCCGCCGTCGCCATCGAACTCGAACGCGCCGGCGTCGCCGTCCCCGACGACTGGGGCGACGCGTACCGCGAGGTCCACATCGACGCACCCGAGGGCGCGGAGGTTCCCCTCCCGGCGCACGTCAGCGCCGCGCTGGGTAGCCGCGGCGTCGACGCGCCGAACAACGCCTCGCGCCGCGCCGTCGTCAACGCCTTCGACCCCGCGGTGCGGACCCGACCGGACGCGGTCGAGGCCGTCGCCGCCGCCGCCGAACGCGGCCCCGTCGGTCTGCTGTCGAACTGTAGCGTCCCCGAACTCGTCCGCCGGACGCTCATCCGGTCGGCCGTCCCGAACGACGCCTTCGACGCGACGGTGACGAGCGTCGCCTGCGGCTGGCGAAAACCCGACGCGCGGGCGTTCGAGACCGTCGCGTCGGCGCTCGACGCGTCCCCCGAGAGCCTCCTCCACGTCGGCGACGACGCCCGGACCGACGGCGGCGTCGAAGCCCTCGGCGGCGAGTTCGTCGACGTCGCCGAGACGCCGCTCGCCGCGCTCGTCGAACGGTTCCAACGGACGCCCACGGGCGACGGTGAGCGAACGCCCGCGGGCGACGGCCCGAGTACGGGGGCGGAGTGA